One region of Lampris incognitus isolate fLamInc1 chromosome 4, fLamInc1.hap2, whole genome shotgun sequence genomic DNA includes:
- the mcee gene encoding methylmalonyl-CoA epimerase, mitochondrial isoform X2: protein MFSFISGLCRCTRYTLLRSHSTTASLHQGVPGSLWKLGRLNHIAIAVPDMEKATALYRDTLGATVSEKVPLPEHGVYTVFVELGNTKLELLHPLGEKSPISGFLQKNKAGGMHHICIEVDDIDAAIADLKARNIRTLSAEPRIGAHGKPVMFLHPKDCDGVLVELEEA, encoded by the exons ATGTTCAGCTTCA TTTCAGGTCTTTGCAGGTGCACCCGTTACACACTGCTGAGATCACATTCAACCACTGCATCCCTCCACCAGGGTGTTCCTGGTTCATTATGGAAGCTGGGAAGGCTGAACCACATTGCCATTGCCGTCCCAGACATGGAGAAGGCCACGGCTCTGTACCGAGACacactgggggccacggtcagcgaAAAGGTGCCGCTTCCTGAGCATGGGGTGTACACAGTGTTTGTAGAGCTTGGAAACACTAAGCTGGAGCTGCTCCATCCTCTGGGGGAGAAGAGCCCAATTTCTGGCTTCCTACAGAAGAATAAAGCTGGAGGGATGCACCACATTTGCATTGAG GTCGACGACATCGATGCCGCGATAGCGGACCTGAAGGCGAGGAACATCAGAACCCTGTCCGCGGAGCCTCGGATAGGCGCTCACGGCAAGCCGGTGATGTTTCTCCACCCTAAAGACTGTGACGGCGTGCTTGTGGAGCTGGAAGAGGCCTAA
- the mcee gene encoding methylmalonyl-CoA epimerase, mitochondrial isoform X1 translates to MASNALKVAVSGLCRCTRYTLLRSHSTTASLHQGVPGSLWKLGRLNHIAIAVPDMEKATALYRDTLGATVSEKVPLPEHGVYTVFVELGNTKLELLHPLGEKSPISGFLQKNKAGGMHHICIEVDDIDAAIADLKARNIRTLSAEPRIGAHGKPVMFLHPKDCDGVLVELEEA, encoded by the exons ATGGCGTCCAACGCGTTGAAGGTTGCAG TTTCAGGTCTTTGCAGGTGCACCCGTTACACACTGCTGAGATCACATTCAACCACTGCATCCCTCCACCAGGGTGTTCCTGGTTCATTATGGAAGCTGGGAAGGCTGAACCACATTGCCATTGCCGTCCCAGACATGGAGAAGGCCACGGCTCTGTACCGAGACacactgggggccacggtcagcgaAAAGGTGCCGCTTCCTGAGCATGGGGTGTACACAGTGTTTGTAGAGCTTGGAAACACTAAGCTGGAGCTGCTCCATCCTCTGGGGGAGAAGAGCCCAATTTCTGGCTTCCTACAGAAGAATAAAGCTGGAGGGATGCACCACATTTGCATTGAG GTCGACGACATCGATGCCGCGATAGCGGACCTGAAGGCGAGGAACATCAGAACCCTGTCCGCGGAGCCTCGGATAGGCGCTCACGGCAAGCCGGTGATGTTTCTCCACCCTAAAGACTGTGACGGCGTGCTTGTGGAGCTGGAAGAGGCCTAA
- the mphosph10 gene encoding U3 small nucleolar ribonucleoprotein protein MPP10: MAAGDVGNVLDECALKLNVNTSHPENFLSLQDGAAADFTCLTKTLYDLHKSQEPAGYKGSPLAQLVVDNFDEEQIWQELELQNTAVLRHFDNVVRKAISDDTLILLEDEEDEDEEYFDDEEEQREDDDQEEVVDDEDEAEEEEENPSKSNKKDEDGAGEYTDEDSDLDFDVDALEEREKRNHSVKKGSKSKGPPSEVDDRFFKLSEMESFLDEMDKQEEKGDGENDDIDYFRDLPSDDDDFDLEKLSARKQKKQTTLKSSRNLKYKDFFDAVDNDPAEEGSQSDDEHDGMDGMQEDDDEELEDDVDDNESIFKDQDQFKSKKGQKKVTFDLSGEEDGEGEDVQDIFGGKRPSSAKLENQSSFEKRQEKMSQKIQELENSALSEKPWQLSGEVAAKTRPENSILEEDVDFEQSSRMAPAITEETTLQLEDIIKQRIKDQVFDDVVRKVKPKEEVFEYKKRLTLDHEKSKLSLAEVYEQEYIKQNQQKTEEENPAHVEIQKLMDTLFLKLDALSNFHFTPKPPVPEMKVVSNMPSIAMEEVAPISVSDATLLAPEEIKQKNKAGDVLGDSEKTSTDKKRERRKKKKLKHLKIKEKERRQKLREASKAGENKKASKAEMAENLKKITKGGKARVLKDEGKDKALRSSQAFFSQLQDQVKSQIKGVKDQSAKKKKQKEVSASKLKL; encoded by the exons ATGGCAGCCGGAGACGTGGGGAATGTGCTGGACGAATGCGCACTTAAATTAAATGTGAACACATCGCACCCGGAAAACTTTCTAAG TCTTCAGGATGGAGCAGCGGCAGACTTCACCTGTCTTACAAAGACACTGTATGACCTCCACAAGTCCCAGGAGCCTGCTGGCTATAAGGGCAGCCCCTTGGCCCAGCTGGTTGTGGATAATTTCGACGAGGAGCAGATCTGGCAGGAGCTGGAGCTGCAGAACACTGCTGTATTAAGACACTTTGATAATGTAGTCAGAAAGGCCATCTCAGATGACACATTGATCCTCCtcgaggatgaggaggatgaggatgaggagtaCTTTGATGATGAGGAGGAACAAAGAGAGGATGACGATCAAGAGGAGGTGgttgatgatgaagatgaagcagaggaggaagaagagaatcCCTCAAAGTCCAATAAAAAAGATGAAGACGGGGCAGGAGAATACACCGACGAGGACTCCGATTTAGATTTTGATGTGGATGCCTTGGAAGAAAGAGAAAAACGGAACCACAGTGTAAAGAAAGGCTCCAAGTCTAAGGGGCCTCCCTCAGAGGTGGACGACAGGTTCTTCAAGCTGTCAGAGATGGAGTCCTTTCTTGATGAGATGGACAagcaggaagagaagggggatggGGAGAACGATGACATAGACTATTTTCGGGATTTACCCTCGGATGATGATGATTTTGACCTAGAAAaactttctgccagaaagcaaAAGAAACAAACAACT CTAAAGAGCTCCAGGAATCTGAAATACAAAGACTTTTTTGATGCTGTGGATAATGATCCAGCAGAGGAAGGCAGCCAATCAGATGATGAACATGATGGTATGGATGGAATGCAGGAAGATGATGATGAGGAACTTGAGGATGATGTTGACGATAATGA GAGCATTTTTAAGGATCAGGACCAGTTTAAGTCCAAGAAGGGCCAAAAAAAAGTGACATTTGACCTCTCAGGGGAAGAGGATGGTGAGGGAGAGGATGTTCAAGATATTTTTGGAGGGAAGAGACCAAGCTCAGCCAAGCTAGAAAACCAGTCATCATTTGAGAAACGGCAAGAAAAG ATGTCTCAGAAGATTCAGGAGTTGGAGAATTCAGCACTATCAGAGAAACCGTGGCAGTTGTCTGGAGAGGTAGCTGCCAAAACTCGTCCAGAGAACAGCATTCTTGAAGAAGATGTGGACTTTGAGCAGTCCTCCAGGATGG CTCCTGCTATCACAGAGGAAACCACACTACAGCTTGAGGACATTATCAAACAGAGAATAAAAGACCAG GTGTTTGACGATGTGGTGCGTAAAGTGAAACCCAAGGAGGAGGTGTTTGAGTACAAAAAGAGGCTAACTTTGGACCACGAGAAGAGCAAATTGAGTCTGGCAGAGGTCTATGAGCAAGAGTACATCAAGCAGAACCAG CAAAAGACGGAGGAGGAGAATCCAGCCCATGTGGAAATTCAAAAACTTATGGATACACTCTTCCTTAAGCTCGATGCTCTGTCCAACTTCCACTTCACACCCAAACCA CCCGTCCCTGAGATGAAGGTGGTGTCCAACATGCCCTCTATCGCCATGGAGGAGGTCGCTCCCATCAGTGTTAGTGATGCCACTCTACTGGCACCAGAAGAAATTAAG CAAAAGAACAAAGCAGGCGATGTGCTGGGTGACTCTGAGAAGACATCAACCGACAAGAAACGTGAAAGACGCAAGAAAAAGAAGTTGAAGCACCTCAAGATCAAGGAGAAAGAGCGGAGACAGAAGCTGAGAGAGGCCAGCAAAGCTGGAGAGAACAAAAAGGCATCAAAGGCTGAAATGGCAGAAAACCTCAAGAAAATCACCAAAGGAGGCAAAGCTAGAGTGTTGAAG GACGAAGGGAAGGACAAGGCTTTGCGATCTTCTCAGGCCTTCTTCTCACAGCTTCAAGATCAGGTCAAAAGTCAGATCAAAGGTGTCAAGGACCAGTCtgcaaagaagaaaaaacaaaaggaGGTGTCTGCCAGCAAACTCAAGTTATAA
- the ist1 gene encoding IST1 homolog, producing the protein MLGGGFKAERLRVNLRLVINRLKLLEKKKTELAQKARKEIADYLSSGKDERARIRVEHIIREDYLVEAMEILELYCDLLLARFGLIQSMKELDPGLQEAVSTLIWAAPRLQSEVSELKIVSDQLCAKYSKEYGKLCRTNQIGTVNDRLMHKLSVEAPPKILVERYLIEIAKNYNVPYEPDAMVRPEVCPGEEADLIDVDNDIKKSGGGGGGGGGFTAGAMPMPMPMPMPMPSAFNYPPPKGAEPFNAPVGTYNSFNNFQPAIGGGQPPQLPSCPPTYESIDDLSIKPSVPSQAVAPGPSCQLYDNNALPELPSVPDTLPTSSFGGNTATSDDIDFDDLSRRFEELKKKT; encoded by the exons ATGTTGGGGGGAGGTTTCAAGGCAGAGAGGCTCAGAGTCAACCTCCGGCTTGTTATCAACCGACTCAAACTTTTGGAGAAAAAGAAAA CTGAGCTGGCCCAGAAGGCGAGGAAGGAGATTGCTGACTACCTGTCGTCAGGTAAGGATGAGCGAGCAAGGATCCGCGTGGAGCACATCATCAGAGAGGACTACTTGGTGGAAGCCATGGAGATCCTGGAGCTTTATTGTGACCTACTGCTGGCACGCTTTGGCCTCATTCAGTCCATGAA GGAACTAGACCCTGGTTTACAAGAGGCAGTGTCTACCCTTATCTGGGCAGCTCCTCGTCTGCAGTCTGAGGTGTCAGAGCTCAAAATA GTGTCTGACCAGCTGTGTGCAAAATATAGCAAAGAGTATGGCAAGCTATGCAGGACAAACCAGATTGGCACAGTCAATGACAGG CTCATGCACAAGTTGAGTGTGGAGGCTCCTCCGAAGATCTTGGTGGAGCGCTACTTGATAGAAATAGCAAAGAACTATAATGTGCCGTATGAGCCTGATGCCATGGTCAGG CCTGAGGTGTGCCCTGGTGAAGAGGCAGACCTGATTGACGTTGACAATGACATCAAGAAGTCTGGTGGGGGAGGAGGCGGGGGTGGAGGCTTCACAGCTGGTGCTATGCCCATGCCCATGCCAATGCCCATGCCTATGCCTTCAGCTTTTAACTATCCACCTCCCAAAGGAGCA GAGCCCTTCAACGCCCCTGTCGGGACCTATAATAGCTTTAACAACTTTCAGCCTGCCATTGGAGGAGGGCAGCCCCCTCAGCTGCCCAGTTGCCCCCCGACATATGAGTCT ATCGATGACCTTTCTATCAAACCCTCTGTTCCCTCCCAGGCAGTAG CTCCTGGCCCTTCATGTCAGCTGTACGACAACAATGCCCTCCCAGAGCTCCCCTCTGTTCCCGACACACTTCCCACATCCTCCTTCGGTGGGAACACTGCCACCTCCGATGACATCGACTTTGATGACCTGTCGCGGCGATTTGAAGAGCTGAAGAAGAAGACCTAA